The genomic DNA CGCAGCTCATCCAGTGTAACGCTCGTACGGTCGATGGCCTCTTGTTCTGTTACCGCTCCACAGTTGATGGCACGCAGAAAATAGTTGAGTAGTCCCTGCCCTGTCGCCGCGTCGTCAAAGACATCGCCGACGAGCGTCGCCTGTGCGGCCTTTTCAACAAAATTCTTAAGCCGCTCAGCTGCGGTTTCGAGTCCTTCGAGAAAGAACGCGAAAACCGCCGTGTACCGCGGCGTGAGTTGGGCGGGATGCAGATCCCATCCCTGATAAAAACCGTTTGAGAGCGAATGCCGGCAGTTTTGGTAGTGCAGATTCCAAGCACCGTGAACGACGGAATAATTCTCGGCGATCTGCTCGGCAGATAGGTTTTCGCCGCGATTTGGCGCTACCGGCATGATATTCGTCACGCTGTCGGCAAGCCAGACACCCGTACCGGCAAATGCGACTTGCATCATATTCCGTGCAAAATCGCACGCAGGGTGACGAATGTCCTGATAGGCGGCGGTTATCGAACAGCTCGCCGTATAGTCAAATGCCCCGAAATGCGCCGCAATGCAGCGTCCCCGGGCGGCGCCAAGCAATTTGGGCATTATCAGGGTTCCGTCAGCTGCAACGATCGATTGGGTGGTCTCGATCATCATCTCCATCTTCAGCGTGCCGGCGGCGAGGCCCAACTTCGGTTCGATCTCATCAAATACGTCTATCAGTGCCCCGACTTGTTCGGTCGTCACGATCTTTGGCAATGTG from Acidobacteriota bacterium includes the following:
- a CDS encoding phosphoenolpyruvate kinase translates to MRTSISAESLEHITKPLRASMAAFDKRYPGESGRRQPVHTVYGGAHLFRSDTAVRLGHLAMRSFETYAPDVETFAKVFSLSPGFAAAIHDRVGEKLAREAVEDFRIDFEDGYGIRPDVEEDRHAIASAEAVSNGMAAGSLSQFVGIRIKPFSDEQLSRSLRTLDLFLTTLVETSGGKLPDNFVITLPKIVTTEQVGALIDVFDEIEPKLGLAAGTLKMEMMIETTQSIVAADGTLIMPKLLGAARGRCIAAHFGAFDYTASCSITAAYQDIRHPACDFARNMMQVAFAGTGVWLADSVTNIMPVAPNRGENLSAEQIAENYSVVHGAWNLHYQNCRHSLSNGFYQGWDLHPAQLTPRYTAVFAFFLEGLETAAERLKNFVEKAAQATLVGDVFDDAATGQGLLNYFLRAINCGAVTEQEAIDRTSVTLDELRSGSFEMILKNRRL